One stretch of Candidatus Neomarinimicrobiota bacterium DNA includes these proteins:
- a CDS encoding sigma-54 dependent transcriptional regulator, translated as MLEAMLESDGYEVLLHNNTESCLAEIHNRDCDLVITDLKLPDGSGFDILREVKRFRPETMVIFITAFGTVENAVDAMKSGAYDFIPKPIGKDELLLTVHKALRFRELKMENRLLRNQLSEKYSFDRIVGKSVVMQKVFSLLSKVANSDSTVLLTGETGTGKELAARAIHYNSPRKEGPFIPVDCSAIPKDLVASELFGHKQGSFTGATGDQKGKFVLADGGTILLDEVGEIPQNVQVQLLRVLQQRKVTPIGHDNEIPVDVRIIAATNRDLEEAVESGAFREDLYFRLNVFPVHMPPLRDRREDIPLLVDHFLQKHAPDEDIKVTQEAFNQLFEYGYPGNVRELENIIERALILSEGGDIYPEHLPDSIGGQKNSKAGNLELQIPDTGISLEQIEKDLITKALDKAKGNQTRAAELLDISRQTLIYRMEKYNLRTDS; from the coding sequence ATGCTTGAAGCCATGTTGGAGAGTGACGGGTATGAGGTGCTGCTCCATAATAATACCGAAAGCTGCCTGGCCGAAATCCATAACCGCGATTGTGACCTGGTTATTACCGATTTAAAGCTTCCGGACGGCAGCGGCTTCGATATTCTGAGAGAGGTGAAACGGTTTCGGCCGGAAACAATGGTGATTTTTATCACCGCGTTTGGCACCGTGGAAAATGCCGTGGATGCCATGAAAAGCGGCGCTTACGATTTCATCCCCAAACCGATCGGGAAAGACGAACTGCTTCTTACCGTCCACAAGGCACTCCGGTTTCGTGAACTCAAAATGGAGAACCGGCTGCTGCGGAATCAGCTGTCTGAGAAGTATAGTTTTGACCGGATTGTCGGCAAAAGCGTGGTGATGCAGAAGGTTTTTTCACTGTTGAGCAAGGTGGCGAACAGCGATTCCACAGTGCTTCTGACCGGCGAGACCGGCACCGGCAAAGAACTGGCCGCCCGCGCCATTCATTACAATAGTCCCCGAAAAGAGGGACCGTTCATCCCCGTTGATTGCAGCGCAATTCCCAAGGATTTGGTTGCCAGCGAGCTCTTTGGCCACAAGCAGGGCAGTTTTACCGGCGCAACCGGTGATCAGAAAGGGAAGTTCGTCCTCGCTGACGGTGGAACCATTCTGCTCGATGAAGTGGGGGAGATCCCCCAGAATGTGCAGGTGCAATTGTTGCGGGTATTGCAGCAGCGGAAAGTGACTCCCATTGGGCACGATAATGAAATCCCGGTCGACGTCCGGATAATCGCCGCCACCAACCGGGATCTCGAAGAGGCCGTCGAGTCCGGTGCGTTCAGAGAAGATCTGTATTTCCGGCTGAACGTTTTTCCCGTGCATATGCCGCCGCTCAGAGATCGCCGGGAAGATATCCCCCTGCTCGTGGACCATTTCCTGCAAAAACATGCCCCGGATGAAGATATTAAGGTCACCCAGGAGGCCTTCAATCAGCTGTTCGAATACGGGTATCCCGGAAATGTGCGGGAGCTGGAAAATATTATTGAACGCGCACTCATCCTCAGCGAAGGCGGCGATATCTATCCGGAGCATCTCCCGGACAGCATTGGTGGACAGAAGAATTCAAAAGCGGGCAACCTGGAATTGCAAATCCCTGATACTGGTATCTCCCTGGAGCAAATCGAAAAAGATTTAATAACAAAAGCGCTGGACAAAGCAAAAGGGAACCAGACCAGGGCGGCGGAACTACTGGATATCTCCCGCCAGACGCTTATTTATCGTATGGAAAAATACAACCTCCGAACCGATTCCTGA
- a CDS encoding CHRD domain-containing protein: MKSKYTTNFYHWFGTALSMLLAGLISLTFPGDVQAQDYDEVYTVTVVTKTSEHPHFEEGYSEGYAIDGTEGAEITLTRGNTYAFVMDNVPSFHPFYITTNEVGNGDGEYNNGVTNNGADGTDTLTFTPPSDAPDLLYYQCVNHDYMGYRINIQDPVSMSFTARLSGSSEVPSVATTGSGMVTAQLEGDSLFLSGTFEGLSSDFNANIGGGSHLHLAPAGSNGGVEIPLNVSVNADMRSGTFVEADNSFELSSEQKSALMARKFYVNIHTVDHPAGELRGQLLRADADAHFEAILTAGSQTHRVNSNAMGGAVAELHGDSLWMSGSFHGLESDFNADVGGGTHLHMAPAGQAGSVTIALNADVSSDVRSGTYEITENRYELTTEQKTALMARELYVNVHTVTYGAGELRGQLVPRSDAYFEGLFSGAAEVGPVETTGTGAVFAEVRGDSLFLTGSFMNLSSDFDANVGGGSHLHLAPVGSNGGVEIALNATTSSDLRSGTYAVSDNSYELTADQKTALMNRELYANVHTAAHGAGEIRAQLLPVSNLYFQGTLSGMNEVDPDTSSGMGGVAAELRGTELTLTGSFSGLISDFNSDIAGGSHLHIAGADQNGGIAFALNANTSSDLRSGVYAANENTFTLSPDTASMLRNEMMYANIHSETYAPGELRGQLLLSPNMAPDSSMITLPQDGASLTIEGTVTDSLQFQWEEADDPNGNEVVYIYQLSTDGSFSNENLAVNFNAGATSEMAVSYPEVDSLLSDLTVSANDSVELYHRIITSDGSQRTTGEASMMTLVRGSITNTKDEPDELPDSYSLYENYPNPFNPVTTIKYSLPERSQVQITIYDVLGRRVVTLVNKVQEPGQYSIKWNAKDRYGGAVSTGVYFYRIHAGDYESIKKMVYLK, translated from the coding sequence ATGAAATCAAAATATACGACAAATTTTTATCACTGGTTTGGCACAGCGCTGTCAATGCTGCTTGCCGGACTTATTAGTCTGACTTTTCCCGGAGATGTGCAGGCCCAGGATTACGATGAGGTCTATACAGTTACAGTGGTCACTAAGACCTCAGAACATCCTCACTTTGAAGAGGGATATAGTGAAGGATATGCCATCGATGGAACTGAAGGGGCTGAAATAACCCTGACGCGCGGGAATACTTATGCATTTGTTATGGATAACGTTCCCTCGTTTCATCCGTTTTATATCACGACCAATGAAGTCGGTAACGGCGACGGTGAGTATAACAATGGGGTCACCAATAACGGGGCTGACGGTACTGACACACTGACCTTTACTCCACCGTCCGATGCCCCTGATTTGCTCTACTATCAGTGTGTGAACCACGATTACATGGGATACAGGATCAATATACAGGATCCGGTCTCCATGAGTTTTACTGCCAGGCTTTCCGGCAGCAGCGAAGTGCCGTCAGTCGCTACGACGGGATCCGGAATGGTGACGGCTCAACTTGAAGGCGACAGCCTGTTCCTGAGCGGCACTTTCGAAGGACTGAGCAGTGACTTTAACGCGAATATTGGCGGCGGTTCGCATCTGCACCTGGCACCGGCAGGTTCGAATGGTGGCGTTGAAATTCCGCTGAATGTATCCGTGAATGCCGATATGCGCAGCGGAACGTTTGTGGAAGCAGACAATAGTTTTGAACTATCCTCAGAACAGAAATCAGCTCTTATGGCCAGGAAATTCTATGTGAATATTCACACGGTGGATCATCCGGCCGGCGAGCTGCGCGGACAGCTATTGCGAGCGGATGCTGATGCACATTTCGAGGCGATCCTGACCGCGGGCAGCCAGACGCACCGGGTGAATTCGAATGCGATGGGCGGCGCCGTGGCCGAACTCCACGGTGATAGTCTCTGGATGAGTGGCTCATTTCACGGGCTGGAAAGCGACTTTAATGCGGATGTCGGTGGCGGAACCCATCTGCACATGGCGCCGGCAGGACAGGCAGGCAGCGTGACAATCGCCCTGAATGCGGATGTCAGCAGCGATGTGCGCAGCGGAACGTATGAAATCACTGAGAACCGGTATGAGCTCACAACCGAACAGAAGACAGCACTCATGGCCAGAGAACTGTATGTCAATGTTCATACGGTAACCTACGGCGCCGGTGAATTGCGTGGGCAGCTGGTTCCGCGATCCGATGCGTACTTCGAAGGGCTGTTCTCCGGTGCCGCCGAGGTCGGCCCGGTAGAAACAACCGGGACAGGAGCCGTCTTCGCCGAAGTTCGCGGTGACAGTCTGTTCCTGACCGGATCATTTATGAATCTTTCCAGTGACTTTGATGCAAATGTGGGCGGCGGTTCGCACCTGCATCTCGCGCCGGTCGGTTCGAATGGTGGCGTTGAGATTGCGTTGAACGCCACAACCAGTTCGGATCTCAGGAGTGGAACGTATGCGGTCTCTGATAACAGCTACGAGCTGACAGCAGACCAGAAAACGGCGCTCATGAACCGGGAACTATACGCGAACGTTCATACGGCAGCCCACGGTGCCGGAGAAATCCGGGCCCAGCTATTGCCGGTGTCGAATCTCTATTTTCAGGGTACGTTGTCCGGCATGAACGAAGTAGATCCGGATACCAGCAGCGGCATGGGCGGAGTCGCAGCCGAATTGCGCGGTACAGAACTCACACTGACCGGATCGTTTAGTGGATTGATCAGTGACTTTAACAGTGATATCGCTGGCGGTTCGCATCTCCACATCGCGGGCGCGGACCAAAACGGCGGCATTGCCTTCGCGCTCAATGCAAATACCTCTTCAGATCTGCGAAGCGGAGTGTACGCGGCGAATGAAAATACGTTCACTCTGTCTCCGGATACCGCCTCGATGCTCCGTAACGAAATGATGTACGCGAATATTCACAGTGAAACGTATGCACCAGGCGAACTGCGCGGCCAGCTGCTGCTCAGTCCGAATATGGCGCCGGATTCCTCGATGATTACCTTGCCACAGGATGGCGCATCGCTGACAATCGAGGGCACTGTGACTGACAGCCTGCAATTTCAGTGGGAAGAAGCGGACGATCCCAACGGTAATGAAGTTGTGTACATCTATCAGCTCTCCACTGACGGAAGTTTCAGTAATGAAAACCTGGCAGTTAACTTCAACGCAGGCGCGACCAGTGAAATGGCTGTTTCGTATCCCGAAGTGGATTCGCTGCTGAGTGATCTAACCGTATCGGCGAACGACTCTGTCGAACTCTATCATAGGATTATTACTTCAGATGGCAGTCAACGCACCACCGGAGAAGCAAGCATGATGACGCTGGTCCGGGGATCGATCACGAATACCAAAGACGAACCGGACGAACTACCGGATAGTTACTCGTTGTATGAGAACTATCCGAATCCGTTTAACCCTGTAACGACAATCAAATACTCATTGCCTGAGAGATCGCAGGTACAGATCACGATTTACGATGTCCTGGGACGGCGGGTCGTAACACTTGTGAATAAAGTGCAGGAGCCCGGTCAGTATTCCATCAAATGGAATGCAAAAGATCGGTACGGAGGTGCAGTGAGTACTGGAGTGTACTTTTACCGGATTCATGCCGGAGACTACGAGTCGATCAAGAAGATGGTCTATCTCAAATAA